The DNA sequence GAGGACAATGGTGTGTTAGTAGAGCAGGACAGCTTTGTCTCTGGAGGAGGAAGTAGTCTCATGATGCTGATAACGAGCCAGCAGCTTGGTTAGTAGAGCAGGACAGCTTTGTCTCTGGAGGAGGAAGTAGTGTCATGATGCTGATAACGAGCCAGCAGCTTGGTTAGTAGAGCAGGACAGCTTTGTCTCTGGAGGAGGAAGTAGTGTCATGATGCTGATAACGAGCCAGCAGCTTGGTTAGTAGAGCAGGACAGCTTTGTCTCTGGAGGAGGAAGTAGTCTCATGATGCTGATAACGAGCCAGCAGCTTGGTTAGTAGAGCAGGACAGCTTTGTCTCTGGAGGAGGAAGTAGTGTCATGATGCTGATAACGAGCCAGCAGCTTGGTTAGTAGAGCAGGACAGCTTTGTCTCTGGAGGAAGAAGTAGTCTCATGATGCTGATAACGAGCCAGCAGCTTGGTTAGTAGAGCAGGACAGCTTTGTCTCTGGAGGAGGAAGTAGTCTCATGATGCTGATAACGAGCCAGCAGCTTGGTTAGTAGAGCAGGACAGCTTTGTCTCTGGAGGAGGAAGTAGTCTCATGATGCTGATAACGAGCCAGCAGCTTGGTTAGTAGAGCAGGACAGCTTTGTCTCTGGAGGAGGAAGTAGTCTCATGATGCTGATAACGAGCCAGCAGCTTGGTTAGTAGAGCAGGACAGCTTTGTCTCTGGAGGAGGAAGTAGTGTCATGATGCTGATAACGAGCCAGCAGCTTGGTTAGTAGAGCAGGACAGCTTTGTCTCTGGAGGAGGAAGTAGTCTCATGATGCTGATAACGAGCCAGCAGCTTGGTTAGTAGAGCAGGACAGCTTTGTCTCTGGAGGAGGAAGTAGTCTCATGATGCTGATAACGAGCCAGCAGCTTGGTTAGTAGAGCAGGACAGCTTTGTCTCTGGAGGAGGAAGTAGTGTCATGATGCTGATAACGAGCCAGCAGCTTGGTTAGTAGAGCAGGACAGCTTTGTCTCTGGAGGAGGAAGTAGTGTCATGATGCTGATAACGAGCCAGCAGCTTGGTTAGTAGAGCAGGACAGCTTTGTCTCTGGAGGAGGAAGTAGTCTCATGATGCTGATAACGAGCCAGCAGCTTGGTTAGTAGAGCAGGACAGCTTTGTCTCTGGAGGAGGAAGTAGTCTCATGATGCTGATAACGAGCCAGCAGCTTGGTTAGTAGAGCAGGACAGCTATGTCTCTGGAGGAGGAAGTAGTGTCATGATGCTGATAACGAGCCAGCAGCTTGGTTAGTAGAGCAGGACAGCTTTGTCTCTGGAGGAGGAAGTAGTCTCATGATGCTGATAACGAGCCAGCAGCTTGGTTAGTAGAGCAGGACAGCTTTGTCTCTGGAGGAGGAAGTAGTCTCATGATGCTGATAACGAGCCAGCAGCTTGGTTAGTAGAGCAGGACAGCTTTGTCTCTGGAGGAGGAAGTAGTGTCATGATGCTGATAACGAGCCAGCAGCTTGGTTAGTAGAGCAGGACAGCTTTGTCTCTGGAGGAGGAAGTAGTGTCATGATGCTGATAACGAGCCAGCAGCTTGGTTAGTAGAGCAGGAGAGCTTTGTCTCTGGAGGAGGAAGTAGTCTCATGATGCTGATAACGAGCCAGCAGCTTGGTTAGTAGAGCAGGACAGCTTTGTCTCTGGAGGAGAAAGTAGTCTCATGATGCTGATAACGAGCCAGCAGCTTGGTTAGTAGAGCAGGACAGCTTTGTCTCTGGAGGAGGAAGTAGTGTCATGATGATAACGAGCCAGCAGCTTGGTTAGTAGAGCAGGACAGCTTTGTCTCTGGAAGAGGAAGTAGTCTCATGATGCTGATAACGAGCCAGCAGCTTGGTTAGTAGAGCAGGACAGCTTTGTCTCTGGAGGAGGAAGTAGTCTCATGATGCTGATAACGAGCCAGCAGCTTGGTGATCAAGACAGGTCTCTAGTCTAAAATACCGTGACCAATGTCAGGCTATTCACTATAAGGTTCACATAGGtttctgatcaaaagtagtgcactatatagggaacagggtgcatcGGGAGGGGCACAGCAGTACGTGACCCTCCAGATGTCTGGGGGAACTCCGACTGTGGAGGATAGTAACTGCAAGAAAAAAACAAATAAGCAGAGCTGTGCATTGAAGAACACCTGCCTTTGACTTCTCTGTCGTCTTTAAACAGAAAGTCCTTTAGTGACGTCATTTCTAAAACAAACAACCACACCCCGAGTCTGATTAGCAACTTTATTTTATACGTTATTTACAAATACACACATTGTTGCCATGGATAACAATTCATGCCGTTCATTTTAAGATCTTTTTGACATAAACAGCAGCAGAATATTACAGTGAGTATCCTAGCAACATGTCTCACTCTTCACTTGTTAAAGTGCGTCAGAATGAAGAGCACATTCGAGATGAGGATAACCAATAAAATCGCTCAATTACCAATAATCACTTCGATATCACACCGACTGATTGCTGATTGGGCAAATCGATAGCCCAAGGTGAGAAAACAACAAAAGTGAAATTCCATCTATTCAATCTGAGTTTGGTCCATGCATCTAATGaaacagcacaacaggtgtagaaatACAGTTCTAAGAATGGCCGCTCGAAACACAGAGGGAaattattccctacatagtgcactcatTTGGACCAGAGCTGTTtgggggccctggtcaaaggttgtgcactatatggggaatagggtgcaatttgggatgcagataaagtaaaataaaataacatttgaagACGAACACGCCATTTTCAACATACAACATGCAACCTAAAAAGACTGGTCGATGAGAGTGATCTGTTGGAAGACCAAGGCACAGAGGAGGCCGCAGTGGCAAATTATTCTAAACAAATGATTTTCTTGAACAACAAATGAGGCACCCATTTCAGTAGCTTGACAAAGTCCAGGTTGGGTGTGAGGTGGTTAGAGTATCTCCTTGAAGTGCCCTGTTgcatggacaggacactagtggATGGAGGTAGAGTGTAGAACAGAAGACAATTCTAAATCTACAGTGACAGTACACCTACTGTCCATTTGCAAAACATAGTAAATGTAGAGTGATGtagtggcagccattttgttccGAGTTGCAGTTCTTTGTCATCTTCCTGCCAGACAAGAGCGAGTATGGCAGGTACTTCGTACGTCCTTAATTGCACTTTACAATAAGACAGACCCAAGTGAAAACACCCCATCGTTTCTGGACAAGCTAAATAGAGTCTGCATGGACCAGTAACTGCCTACCCCTCCAGAACAGAGAGGTCTGATACAATTCACCAAGTCATTTATTGATACTCGCATACATGTACAGTGgacacaaacataaacacaccGAGGCATGTGGACTGAAAAAGTGGTATGATCTCCCACGATCACTTCCACATGGGCGAGGAGGCAGGACGGGCCATTTTAGGTCCAGGTATCCGTGTTGCTGTGGGGGTTTTGCAGGCAGGGACAGCAGCTCTAGAGGGATCTGTGCTGGGGCTCGTCTTGGTTGTTTTAGTCCTGGACGCAGCTGTAACAGCTGTACGGATGGTTTTAGCTGTAGCAGAGGAGGGGCTGTGTGTGGAGCGGGGCTGAGAGGAGTGTTGGGTCTCAGAGTTGGAGGTGGGGGCGAGACGTTTGGTGACCCTGAGAGGAGAGCCTCTGACAAAGGCTGGCTGGGTGGTAGCTGTACTACTAGTGGTGCTGGTGCTAgaagtcctctccctctctggtccaAGCCCCAGCCCAGCTCTCTCTGATGCCCGGCGGGTCAAGGTGGGTTTCCCTGGGGTCTGCTGCTGGTTCTCACCCCCAGCCTGGCTCCTCTCACTCCTGGTGCTACCGCGCCGCTTCACCTCTGTCTGGGTAGTAGTAGGGCGTGTGATGGGGGAGGAGCGTATGGAGGCGCTGGGTACGGACGGGGACGCCAGATGAGTGGAACGTGGTGTAGTCTGTAAATTAGGATTTGGAACGGGGCCGGTGGGTGTCTGTGTCTCCGGTTTGGTAATAAAACGCACCCTATGGATAGCAGTATTGTTCGGTAGACCTGCCCTGGGTACCAAGCCCCGCTTAGCCCCACCTCGGACAACAGGAGACTTCCCCCCGCCCCGAGAGTCCTCTTTCCCCATTGGAGACCCAGAACCAGCCCCTGGAGTCTCCGCCTGCTTCACTTTCCTCCACTTGGAGCAGAGGCTGGGTGGGGCTCTGGAGAGTGTTGTGgtaggggtgggaggaggggATAGGTTGTCATAGGAACGCAGACCTCGGACCAGGGTGTGGCACTCAAGGGTTTCGCCCACACATGGGTATGACCGGTCCCTCTCCCTGTCAGGGCTGGAGACCTCTGGGCATTCCTGTGCCCGCTGTGGGCTCAGTTCTGGTAGGCTCGGAGTCAGCCAGCTCTGTTCCACAGATTCGGTTTCCCTCTGCTGGGTTGGTCCGCCCTCAGGTGAAAGCCTCGGCTCCAAGGCACCACCACGTCCTGGTGTGGTCTCATTGGCTCCCTTAGCCTCCTGGGATTGTGATTGGACACCGTATGGGGTGGCAGTGGCCATTGATGTTTCTGATTGGCTCTCGAAGGGCTGCTGAGTCACCTGAGTAACCGTTGACCCTGTTAGCTGAGCGAGGTCAGGGTCCTGATGCGCTGCGTCTCTGactgaggtgtctgtgtgtttcgcCTGAGAAACAGGGGTAGGATCAGTTCCCTCTAGGTCATACCTGTGTCTAAGACCAATGGTATTTCTTCTCACACTGGGGATGGCAGTAGTGGTAGTGGAGGAGTGTCTATAAGGACTGGCCATAGACTTAGTGGTCAGTACACACTGGTCAGGGACGGCATCAACTGTCCGTTCATCGTGAGTTTGAGTCACTCGAGCCGTTTGTTCATGTCGGCTATCAATGACGTTTTTAAATATTCCATGTTGGGTTTGGGTGACATAGGCAATAGTGTCCTGCCATTTTTGGGGGAATTTGAATCTATGTCCACACTGGGTTTGAATGATGTTAGAAGTCAGTTCATGTTGCGGTTCTGAGACTTGAGCCTGAGTTGTCCCTTCATGATTTGGTCCCTTAGTCTCCAGGACTGGTTGGTGCTGACGGACCAGGGCCTCTGTCTTGGTCTCGGTCCCCAGGGATGGTCTCTCCTGGTTGGGGTAGGTGGGGCAGGGTAGCCCTGGAGAGGTCTGGAGGTTGGAGGAGCTAAGGTGGAGTTGGGGGGATGTGTTTCTAACCAAACCTGGGGATGTCTGAATAGGAACGGAGGTGTAGTTCTGGAGGTGGTGGGAGTGCCTGCGGTTCTCCTGGGTTCTAAGGCTGCGCCGGCTCCAGGTGTGGCTCAGGTTCTCAAGGGTTTTCTCTAGGTCATTCTGGTTCTCCTGGGTTCCCGGTGGGGACACCCGACCCGTAGCCACAGCCAGGTCCAGGTCCAGCCCTGTACACACGGCCACGGAGCGACGCTTCTCCACCATCTCACGCTCCATCCGTTTCTGCTCCTTCTGTTCCCGCTCAGCGTTTTCCTGAGAGGGAACAGGACGAGTTCAATGAGTTTCAGGTAAAAGAAGAAACATCAAGTATACATTTATCAGCACAGCATCTACGCTTCTTTCTTCTGTCTACATCTACGGTATTCCATCCCACTCATCCATCCCACTCATCCATCCCACTCATCCATCCCACTACCTCATATTGCTGTCATGCAGAGGGTCGTCAATATCTTCCCAAGTTGCAAAGTCGGAAGCCCAACCTAGTTCTACAAATTATCTTCTTAAAATCCTATTTTAAAATCCAACCCTAACCTTGAATTACAACCAAAAGGCATTACAATATGTACGTAGTGGGAACCCAtgcagacagcttgatgtaaaACAGTCGGACTCACCTGTACAGCTCTTTGGAAGCGAAGGCAGAAGGAGTGGAAGACCCTGCAGGCCTCCTCCAGTTTAAAAGTGCTGTCATCCTCACAGAAGAACTGGACCAGAGCCT is a window from the Oncorhynchus clarkii lewisi isolate Uvic-CL-2024 chromosome 14, UVic_Ocla_1.0, whole genome shotgun sequence genome containing:
- the LOC139366075 gene encoding FH2 domain-containing protein 1-like — its product is MLINLTVSVKESRAFHGTPPASPRGVAPLVLEVTAMDTLPGLTSAPLTQTPPPPPPPPPPPPPPPSTSCSSPLTRMDSARRSRLRKLNWEQIPKEKVEGRKSVWSGAATEEEEFPIDLHSLDELFGQKDSKPQDRARSLRRRSVLMRCSSPQDNTTDKVSLLDSKRSMNVGIFLRQFKTAVQEIVEDIRQGVGTRYGAEKLSELCKLLPDADEEARLKRFKAERSGLGEPDLFMILLVEVPSFRLRLDAMILQEEFDPAVTSLCLAARCLREAARELLSCPELHSILRLVLKAGNYMNAGGYAGNAAGFRIPSLLKLADTKANKPGMNLLHFVAMEAVKKDQSLLSFPGQLGHVGPASRLCEESVVEDLSRLHRRVASLRISVQTEAEIQQLTQPFLEVAEERLKEAEDEVEGMRMSSQALVQFFCEDDSTFKLEEACRVFHSFCLRFQRAVQENAEREQKEQKRMEREMVEKRRSVAVCTGLDLDLAVATGRVSPPGTQENQNDLEKTLENLSHTWSRRSLRTQENRRHSHHLQNYTSVPIQTSPGLVRNTSPQLHLSSSNLQTSPGLPCPTYPNQERPSLGTETKTEALVRQHQPVLETKGPNHEGTTQAQVSEPQHELTSNIIQTQCGHRFKFPQKWQDTIAYVTQTQHGIFKNVIDSRHEQTARVTQTHDERTVDAVPDQCVLTTKSMASPYRHSSTTTTAIPSVRRNTIGLRHRYDLEGTDPTPVSQAKHTDTSVRDAAHQDPDLAQLTGSTVTQVTQQPFESQSETSMATATPYGVQSQSQEAKGANETTPGRGGALEPRLSPEGGPTQQRETESVEQSWLTPSLPELSPQRAQECPEVSSPDRERDRSYPCVGETLECHTLVRGLRSYDNLSPPPTPTTTLSRAPPSLCSKWRKVKQAETPGAGSGSPMGKEDSRGGGKSPVVRGGAKRGLVPRAGLPNNTAIHRVRFITKPETQTPTGPVPNPNLQTTPRSTHLASPSVPSASIRSSPITRPTTTQTEVKRRGSTRSERSQAGGENQQQTPGKPTLTRRASERAGLGLGPERERTSSTSTTSSTATTQPAFVRGSPLRVTKRLAPTSNSETQHSSQPRSTHSPSSATAKTIRTAVTAASRTKTTKTSPSTDPSRAAVPACKTPTATRIPGPKMARPASSPMWK